The segment ATCCAATAGAGTTGTGACTTCGTGATGTTAAATGAAGCTTTGgacttttgatgtatatttaataaAGAGAATTTAACTTTACGACATGATTAAATGAAACTATTAAGATGTATATCTAGTGAAgctttgaactttttttttttatttttttttatttatgtatatCGAACAAAGCCTTAAACTTTATgatatatataaaataacattttGATATTTTTCGATGTAAATCGAATAACGTTTTGAACTTGATAATGTTCATTGAATTTTGTAATAGATAATTAGATATGTCGAATAAAAGCTTAAACTTTTTAAGGGATACCAAGTAACTTATAGAGTAAGTTACAAATTCGGTCCCTATCCTTtacaaaaaatcataaattcaaacCGTATTTTCAGATTGTCCCAAATGTCATCCTTAGGTATTGCACTTCGGGATTGGTCTCCTTCCCAATCTTCGATGCCAAATcaaaaagattggtaaagtagcTAATCCAACACTACAAGAAAACCGAATACTCAAAGTACAAAAAGTCAAAAACTATCCAACAATAGTAACTTCCATCAAACAAATAATGATCTAACTCACTACCATAAATGATAAAACCATAGTAACAACTTTCAAAACACACATCCAAAACATCTCCCTAGTTTCAAATTAAAACATAACTACCCATATCATCATTTATAACACGTTACatcaaaatgtcatttttaacCTCTCATAAAACGTTCTTCTAACCAAAACTATCAAAATAATCAACACAAtaacacctctctctctctctctctctaatctctTTACATCCATTAAAAACATGATCATGATGAGTCACTCCTCTTCCATGGTTGCTTCAGCTGCAGCAATTTCAGAATCCAATTTGTTCATCAACTGCTCACTCACATGTTTTCCAACCGATATCATATCAAGTACAACACTCGGATCCAAACCGGCCCCACCTCTTTTGGTCAACCCACAAATCAGTCCTTGTCTGTTGACCGAAACCGAAACTGCTGAACTCATTTCTGATTCCTCCTCTGAAGTTGCATCCACTATATAATGCCTCCCAACCTACAATACATCAAAAGTTTAATTAAATTCATAAACACCCCAAACTATGGAATGGAGTCACAAAGGAATGGAATCAATCATTACATTCCATTGTCATGTTTGAAAAGAATGATTCACTCAAACATCTTTGTCATGTACAATTATATACATCTAATTAGCAACAGTTTTGTATCTtggcatgtttggtccctatgtagaaaataaattacaaaaaactGTCCCTCTAATTTACAGAAAAGGTCCCTGTGCAGATTTTTATTATAGAAAGGATCCATGTGTTTAATACTTTTGTATGTTGGCAGGTTTGGTCCCTGTGTagaaaacaaattacaaaaattGTCCCTGTAACTTACAGAAAAGGTCCCTGTGCAGATTTTTTGACAGAAACAGTTCATGTATTTAACAAATTACAAAGCTGGTCCCTTGAGTTAACTGTCTGTCTAAAAAAAGACTCGAACTGCACTTTTTGGGATACAAGGACCAAATCTGCATGGAAATTTCAATTTTGGACTGATCatgcaaatgaaaaaaaaaaatggacTCGTACTTCACTTTTTGGGATACCACAGGGACCGATTTTGCAATTTACTCTAAATtatatttacaaaaataaaaagtttaataCCCATGAAATCTCGAAAAAGAATTACAATTGTAAAATACCTTTATTTACTTTTTGAAGaatatttcaaaaagaaaaagaaaaatcttGTTATTGAAAGTAATATAGATAATCAAAGTAATTGATAATTATAATatatcattccattccattccaacgTGGAAAACAACCATAACTTTCACATTACACTGTAATGCTTTAATTCCATTCCCTCTTTGATTACTGCATACCTTAGTTAAAGTAACTATGACAGGAACTGCAGTTGTGTCAAATTGTAGAAACTCTTCATCACTCACATCAACTTCTGGTTGTTCATCAGAAGGAGCAGTTGAAGCAACATTGACTTTTGGGATACCTGTGTTGCTTAAAGCAGCCTTTCAtcgaataaataataataaagtaagatttttttttggtattaaaaagaaaaaagaaaagtaTATGATGTtagaaataaataatatttacctTGATAGCAGCACCTAAGGCATCGAGTATATTTCCATCTATATTTATCACAAGACCATCAATGTATAAATCCCAGCACACTTTCCCATCCACTATTGACAAAGATGAAAGATTAATTCCAGCTCCTGTAATATAAACATTCTTTGTAAgatgaaagggtaaaatggtcatttgacATGCTTCTTTTGTTTTCAACTACATTACATACCTGCTCCAGTTTTACCACCCAGAAGACATTGTCGCAAGGCTGCAGAGAGTTCCATTGACAATTCTTCGCCTCCTCTTCCCTAAAAAGGTAGGAACTTTTGTAAGGGTAAATTGTGTGTATTCAAAGAAAGTTGGAGGACCAAAAGTAAACCATTTTGAACCTCGTATTGTGGTGCTGCTGTAGGACTGCAATCGATGTATATGGAAACTTTTCCTTTGTCAGGGGCTGAAGAATTTGGTCTTCCTAATTCAGCCTGCAATCATGTAGGTCATAAAGATCAACAAACATGCATGAATTTACATTTATATCCCTGAAGAAGAAGGGCCAAAAGATACCTTCACACTAGCTATGACTTCAGTTTTACCCATCTTTACTCTTGCTGAACCATTTGCCTGTCATTAATTAAGCTCATTAAGAACATAAACTAagtgtttttattaaaaattgggAAATGTTATTGAATAAAAAagaatttgaaaaggtttttgCCTGAGCAATGACTCCAGTTTCAACAGATATGGGGCGATAAGTTAATCTTTTACGCCCATCTGTACGAAGGTCTTGAGCAATTCCTCCCTGTATAAAATGCTTCTCTCCAACAGATAGTCCCACCATTCCTGTATAAGGGTAATGAAAGAAAAAACAGGTTTTTAGCATCAAATTTGATACCATGTGTAATTAAGTAGCAAATAATCACCTAATTAACAGTTCAGAGTAGCAAGAAATATATGCAATGCATCAAGTAATTTGTCATAAATCGATCTAACTCTGTTAGTTACATTTCCAAAGGATATGTAA is part of the Lactuca sativa cultivar Salinas chromosome 7, Lsat_Salinas_v11, whole genome shotgun sequence genome and harbors:
- the LOC111892762 gene encoding uncharacterized protein LOC111892762, with the translated sequence MVGLSVGEKHFIQGGIAQDLRTDGRKRLTYRPISVETGVIAQANGSARVKMGKTEVIASVKAELGRPNSSAPDKGKVSIYIDCSPTAAPQYEGRGGEELSMELSAALRQCLLGGKTGAGAGINLSSLSIVDGKVCWDLYIDGLVINIDGNILDALGAAIKAALSNTGIPKVNVASTAPSDEQPEVDVSDEEFLQFDTTAVPVIVTLTKVGRHYIVDATSEEESEMSSAVSVSVNRQGLICGLTKRGGAGLDPSVVLDMISVGKHVSEQLMNKLDSEIAAAEATMEEE